Genomic window (Candidatus Delongbacteria bacterium):
AAAATGATTTTGGTCAGTTTTTACATGCACAAACAATTGGATTTACACATCCTAAAACAAAGAAGTGGTTAGAATTCTCCTGTGATTTACCACAAGAATTTACTGATTATATCAAAAATAAAAGAATTAAAAATGGATAATTTTTAATTCTTTTTTTCTTGTATTCTTTGATAATTTTTGAAATTCAACTTTGCAATTTTTTTAAATATATCATTACCATATTTTAACTCAATAACTTTGCCAATAGCATCAACTGCCGGACCAGCACCTTTGGGCAGAATAATATTGATTTGATCACTAAGGATATCAAACTCTTGTAAAAATCTGTATCTAGCTATTATCGCTGCAACCGCGACTGCTTTGTGTACCGATTCAGCTTGAATTAGAAAATCAATATCTTTAACAGTATCTTCATTTGTTAAGTATTCAAAATAATTTTCTTCAGAACAAAATTTATCAACAATAATTTTTTGGTATTCAGGATGTTTTACTACCAACTTTTTTAAAGCATGATTATGGAGATAGGCTTTGATTTTATTCATATTAAAACCTTTATCAATCAATTCATTATATTTTTCATTTTTGGTAACTAAAACGTGGTGTGATATATGACTTACTAATTTCTCACCAATGAAACGAATTTGATTGTCGCTTAGTTTCTTTGAATCTTTGATGTCAAGATCTTCAAGGAATGGATAATCTGAAGGTGTAACGTAAGCAGCACAAACAACCACAGGTCCAAAGAAATCACCAGTTCCAACTTCATCAGATCCA
Coding sequences:
- the rnhC gene encoding ribonuclease HIII; protein product: MNYVFTINDKYLEKLREYYKKIMVESNNSTYKYLFKTDKLTITVFHSLKVMFQGEEALDEYNKWASMLNLETFEKENVITDYNNQYFSLRVIGSDEVGTGDFFGPVVVCAAYVTPSDYPFLEDLDIKDSKKLSDNQIRFIGEKLVSHISHHVLVTKNEKYNELIDKGFNMNKIKAYLHNHALKKLVVKHPEYQKIIVDKFCSEENYFEYLTNEDTVKDIDFLIQAESVHKAVAVAAIIARYRFLQEFDILSDQINIILPKGAGPAVDAIGKVIELKYGNDIFKKIAKLNFKNYQRIQEKKN